The genomic stretch TTTTTAAATGAAGAACACAAACTAAGGGACAACAGTGAAGCAAACCGTCCTTCCGATATGAACTTTGAGGTTGCCAGACAGGCAATTGAGAATATGCTCGAGAATATCAGAAAGAATGGAAATAATTTATTGTCTATCGAATTCTTTGGTGGGGAACCCTTGATGAACTGGAAATTAATCAGGCAGGTGTTTGATGTTTATGGTTCTGGTGAGGAGCTGGGAGTTGAGATATCGTATACCATTACAACCAACGGTTCACTCATTACCGAAGAAATGGCAGAGTATTTTCATAAATTAAAAGTATCTCTTATTATCAGCTATGATTCTCCAAACAGCAGGGAACGTATTAGTAAAAATGGTCTGTTGTTAGATGATATCATGGTTCCGGTATTAAAAATGCTGAAAGCAAAAAAGGTAACGGTAAGCTTTAATTCCGTTATATCAAAATGGACTATCAGTAATTATGATTATAAAGGATTGGTTGATTTCGCTGCTGAACATGGAATTCGTTATTTGGGGCTGATTCTTGATCTGGATGGTGATTTTATAGGAAAAGGCTTTCAGGAAGAGGATATTATTAAACTTTTACTGGATGCCTATGATTATGGAATCCAGAAGGAAATCCAAATAACTGGATACTGGGCAAAAATGTATAGCCAGATTAAAAATGAAGAAGGGACTTTTTTTGAAAAAGGCTACAAGGCATGTCCAGCAACAGGCAGTAAGGTCAGTGTTGAGCCATCCGGAGA from Anaerocolumna sp. AGMB13020 encodes the following:
- a CDS encoding radical SAM/SPASM domain-containing protein yields the protein MYQKSRYLEVNKRDRDYLVYHRLFGNLSKLNEKAYQILENISEQNLDKADFKDIKNKFIDNYFIVEEKEEDEILKEEIANRKLADDGRLLVGLQLVVSNFCNFHCTYCFLNEEHKLRDNSEANRPSDMNFEVARQAIENMLENIRKNGNNLLSIEFFGGEPLMNWKLIRQVFDVYGSGEELGVEISYTITTNGSLITEEMAEYFHKLKVSLIISYDSPNSRERISKNGLLLDDIMVPVLKMLKAKKVTVSFNSVISKWTISNYDYKGLVDFAAEHGIRYLGLILDLDGDFIGKGFQEEDIIKLLLDAYDYGIQKEIQITGYWAKMYSQIKNEEGTFFEKGYKACPATGSKVSVEPSGDIFACKCCPSKMGSIDRLTDVLKGEKYRDYLNKVYKNGNDCNGCEIQSFCSGVCVGALEKKGSMYGNNKSLCNVYKAITKELILRTDDNDFSDIIEV